A part of Trachemys scripta elegans isolate TJP31775 chromosome 23, CAS_Tse_1.0, whole genome shotgun sequence genomic DNA contains:
- the ATP5MC1 gene encoding ATP synthase F(0) complex subunit C1, mitochondrial isoform X1: MGVEDAEVHGKVSGGAGLALLSRRAAAPELEWGVTVRRSVKMQTPVALLASPALFRCCSRALARPVSISVLSRPETQTVQPSGVSHLQLAHREFQTSTTSRDIDTAAKFIGAGAATVGVAGSGAGIGTVFGSLIIGYARNPSLKQQLFSYAILGFALSEAMGLFCLMVAFLILFAM, from the exons atgggagtggaggACGCGGAGGTGCACGGCAAGGTGAGCGGCGGGGCGGGGCTTGCTCTCCTCTCGCGAAGGGCTGCAGCGCCGGAGCTCGAGTGGGGGGTTACCGTCCGCAG ATCAGTCAAAATGCAAACTCCAGTGGCTCTCCTTGCTTCTCCAGCTCTG TTCCGCTGCTGTTCCAGGGCTCTGGCAAGGCCGGTTTCCATATCTGTACTGAGCAGGCCTGAGACTCAGACTGTACAG ccctctgGTGTTTCCCATCTACAGCTGGCTCACCGGGAGTTCCAAACAAGCACTACCTCTAGGGATATTGATACTGCTGCTAAGTTCATTGGTGCAGGTGCTGCCACAGTTGGGGTGGCTGGTTCAGGAGCAGGTATTGGAACAGTGTTTGGCAGCTTGATCATTGGCTATGCTAG GAATCCCTCTCTCAAGCAGCAGCTCTTCTCCTACGCCATCCTGGGCTTTGCCCTGTCTGAGGCCATGGGACTCTTCTGTTTGATGGTGGCGTTCCTCATCCTGTTTGCTATGTGA
- the ATP5MC1 gene encoding ATP synthase F(0) complex subunit C1, mitochondrial isoform X2: MQTPVALLASPALFRCCSRALARPVSISVLSRPETQTVQPSGVSHLQLAHREFQTSTTSRDIDTAAKFIGAGAATVGVAGSGAGIGTVFGSLIIGYARNPSLKQQLFSYAILGFALSEAMGLFCLMVAFLILFAM; encoded by the exons ATGCAAACTCCAGTGGCTCTCCTTGCTTCTCCAGCTCTG TTCCGCTGCTGTTCCAGGGCTCTGGCAAGGCCGGTTTCCATATCTGTACTGAGCAGGCCTGAGACTCAGACTGTACAG ccctctgGTGTTTCCCATCTACAGCTGGCTCACCGGGAGTTCCAAACAAGCACTACCTCTAGGGATATTGATACTGCTGCTAAGTTCATTGGTGCAGGTGCTGCCACAGTTGGGGTGGCTGGTTCAGGAGCAGGTATTGGAACAGTGTTTGGCAGCTTGATCATTGGCTATGCTAG GAATCCCTCTCTCAAGCAGCAGCTCTTCTCCTACGCCATCCTGGGCTTTGCCCTGTCTGAGGCCATGGGACTCTTCTGTTTGATGGTGGCGTTCCTCATCCTGTTTGCTATGTGA